A genome region from Anaerobacillus alkaliphilus includes the following:
- a CDS encoding GNAT family N-acetyltransferase: MLYKHSIEGISLEMLKGFFVGWPNPPQPDTHLRLLENSSHVVLAVDEESNSVVGFITAISDGVLSAYIPFLEVLPDYQNRGIGKELVKRMMEQLEDIYMIDLMCDQELQPYYEKLGMIKSTGMVFRNYSKQSGK; the protein is encoded by the coding sequence ATGTTATATAAACATTCGATAGAAGGAATTAGTTTAGAAATGTTAAAAGGCTTTTTTGTTGGTTGGCCAAACCCGCCACAACCTGATACTCATCTAAGGTTACTAGAAAATAGTAGTCATGTTGTACTAGCGGTGGATGAAGAGTCAAACTCAGTTGTAGGATTTATCACGGCGATTAGTGATGGGGTGTTATCTGCTTACATTCCTTTTTTAGAAGTTCTACCAGATTATCAAAACAGAGGAATTGGTAAGGAATTGGTGAAGAGGATGATGGAACAGCTCGAGGATATTTATATGATCGATCTGATGTGTGATCAGGAGTTACAACCTTATTATGAAAAGCTAGGGATGATTAAATCAACGGGAATGGTGTTCCGAAACTACAGCAAGCAATCGGGTAAATAA
- a CDS encoding endonuclease/exonuclease/phosphatase family protein: MRLLTLNCHSWREKNQLQKIKILARTIKENAYDVIALQEVSQSIFSKKIDKEVKRDHYGQVLLNELRAIGVHDYRLVWSFSHIGYISYEEGVAIITKHPIEETSSFYVSRTTNPLNWKARKIVGVKIQYNGKAISFYTCHLGWWDDKDEPFKDQIDRLMEHVPHDEAYFLLGDFNNDASKGNEGYDYLLQKGLVDTFEMATEKDKGTTVSGNIAGWSKNKQDLRIDYIFTNQEIPVSRSNVIFNGDNKPVISDHFGVELKVF, encoded by the coding sequence ATGAGATTATTAACGTTAAACTGTCACTCGTGGCGGGAGAAAAACCAATTACAAAAGATCAAAATATTGGCTCGAACAATTAAAGAAAATGCTTATGATGTGATTGCGCTTCAGGAAGTGAGTCAGAGTATATTCTCGAAAAAAATTGATAAAGAAGTTAAGAGGGATCACTATGGGCAAGTTTTACTAAACGAATTAAGGGCAATCGGCGTTCATGATTATCGCTTAGTTTGGAGTTTTTCACATATTGGCTATATCTCTTATGAGGAGGGAGTTGCTATAATAACCAAGCATCCAATAGAAGAAACGAGCTCATTTTATGTCAGTAGGACAACCAATCCTTTAAATTGGAAAGCCAGAAAAATAGTTGGTGTGAAAATTCAATATAACGGGAAAGCAATATCTTTTTATACTTGTCATCTTGGATGGTGGGATGATAAAGATGAGCCTTTTAAGGATCAGATCGACAGATTAATGGAACACGTTCCACACGATGAAGCATATTTCTTACTCGGAGACTTTAATAACGACGCTTCAAAAGGGAATGAGGGGTACGATTATTTGCTACAAAAAGGCTTAGTTGACACCTTCGAAATGGCTACTGAGAAAGATAAAGGAACAACCGTTAGTGGTAATATTGCTGGTTGGAGCAAGAATAAACAAGATTTACGAATTGATTATATTTTTACGAATCAAGAAATTCCTGTTAGTCGCTCGAACGTCATTTTCAATGGTGATAATAAACCAGTGATCTCAGATCACTTTGGTGTAGAATTAAAAGTGTTTTAA